Proteins encoded in a region of the Planococcus citri chromosome 1, ihPlaCitr1.1, whole genome shotgun sequence genome:
- the LOC135837582 gene encoding uncharacterized protein LOC135837582 — MTKHTLRDPSNKLLYDPPDTLRHGRIRDVHYTSSVMSSSTSSASKTATYCSIGGPGPPTFYDQVNTIQSYHSGSASRSKTLPRNTTTTLYDDRSSSSASANRTVYYNRPTTMVSIGGGNATIERRPTSANSNLSTEGIVYPCGGHCRTFERCFHYFLQFFFVIGILAGMSLVLASFRLHYTRQSDDQSVLIYIGVVIALVCTLLLSIQCSIEREVKRKKRKRRIAVLLAKNNRSRVQLPLRTIEPDRNTYTEMAVVAAPLTHPAAPAPMTTFCQMPLIAQDYHYSTQNSISNEDMERSQNGVPWWRRQEERRIVNNENVVQL; from the exons ATGACCAAGCATACTTTACGAGACCCCTCAAACAAACTACTCTACGATCCACCGGATACTCTAAG ACATGGCCGAATACGAGACGTCCACTACACCTCGAGCGTAATGTCATCGTCGACCAGCTCAGCTAGTAAAACTGCCACATATTGTTCAATCGGTGGCCCCGGTCCTCCGACTTTCTACGATCAAGTAAACACGATCCAAAGTTACCACAGCGGCTCAGCATCGCGTTCAAAAACACTTCCTAGAAACACCACCACCACTTTATACGATGATCGTAGCTCGTCTTCGGCCAGTGCTAACCGAACAGTTTACTATAATCGTCCTACGACTATGGTCAGCATCGGTGGTGGAAATGCTACCATCGAACGAAGACCTACATCAGCCAATAGTAATTTATCCACAGAAGGAATCGTGTACCCTTGCGGAGGTCATTGTCGAACTTTCGAACgctgttttcattattttttacaa TTCTTCTTCGTTATCGGTATTTTAGCCGGGATGTCGTTAGTATTGGCATCGTTCAGACTCCATTACACGCGTCAATCCGACGACCAATCTGTATTAATTTATATAGGCGTTGTAATAGCTTTAGTTTGCACGCTGCTGTTATCTATTCAATGCAGTATCGAAAGAGAAgtcaaaagaaagaaaaggaaaCGTAGAATAGCCGTTTTATTAGCGAAAAATAACCGAAGCAGGGTTCAACTACCTTTACGTACCATCGAACCGGATCGTAATACTTATACGGAGATGGCTGTCGTAGCTGCTCCTTTGACTCATCCGGCAGCGCCGGCTCCGATGACTACTTTCTGCCAAATGCCCCTCATAGCCCAAGATTATCATTATTCGACTCAAAATAGTATTAG TAACGAAGACATGGAAAGGAGTCAGAACGGAGTTCCTTGGTGGAGAAGACAAGAAGAAAGACGGATTGTCAATAACGAAAACGTcgtccaactttga